A single region of the Agromyces sp. Leaf222 genome encodes:
- a CDS encoding 3-hydroxyacyl-CoA dehydrogenase NAD-binding domain-containing protein has product MTDYSTIDFDSLVALAGDDEVVTHSYVRDIRLASGKTLALVTLDNGRDHTRPNTLGAASLLEYAAVLDALKARAAAGEIDAVAVTGKPFILAAGADLSKVAEIPDKETAKKFVQLGHHALAKLSGLGVPSFAFTNGLALGGGLEIGLHADYRTVDASAPALALPEVFLGLIPGWGGATILPNLIGIENALKVIIENPLKQNRTLKAQDAFDLGIADAIFPAVNYLEDSLKWADGVINGTIKVKRANEPGKLERLAKWDIAIKIARDTLAKRIGTVPQAPYAALDLMKAAKSGTRAEGFQREDEVLSELIAGDQLQASIYSFNLVQKRTKRPAGAPDKAIAKKVSKVGVLGAGYMASQLALLFVRRLRVPVVITDIDQERVDKGVAYIAGEIDTLLGKGRISPDEANRLKALVTGTTDKADFADCDWVIEAVFEELAIKQAVFAEVEQFISPEAVLATNTSSLSVEQIGANLAHPERLVGFHFFTPVALMPLIEVVKTSHTDEATLSTAMVTAKNLKKNAVITADTPGFVVNRLLAVLLGEAMKAVDEGTSFETVDKAIAPLGLPMAPSALLDLVGLKVGAHVLDTHHAAFPDRFYRSENLHKLAEYGTLLEKDDKGKVKGFDKGALKIVAGGSNPRSAEEILVALEDGLAREVKLMLDDSVVAAPEDIDLCMILGAGFPFQMGGVTPYLDRVGASERVFGGTFHNPPVRGVGA; this is encoded by the coding sequence ATGACCGACTACTCGACCATCGACTTCGACTCGCTCGTCGCCCTCGCGGGCGACGACGAGGTCGTCACCCACTCGTACGTGCGCGACATCCGTCTCGCCTCGGGCAAGACCCTCGCGCTCGTGACCCTCGACAACGGGCGCGACCACACGCGGCCCAACACGCTCGGCGCGGCATCGCTGCTCGAGTACGCCGCGGTGCTCGACGCGCTCAAGGCGCGCGCGGCGGCCGGCGAGATCGACGCGGTCGCCGTCACGGGCAAGCCGTTCATCCTCGCCGCGGGCGCCGACCTCTCGAAGGTCGCCGAGATCCCCGACAAGGAGACCGCGAAGAAGTTCGTGCAGCTCGGGCACCACGCGCTCGCGAAGCTCTCGGGACTCGGCGTGCCCTCGTTCGCGTTCACGAACGGACTCGCGCTCGGCGGCGGCCTCGAGATCGGCCTGCACGCCGACTACCGCACCGTCGACGCGTCCGCTCCCGCCCTTGCGCTGCCCGAGGTCTTCCTCGGCCTCATCCCCGGATGGGGCGGCGCGACGATCCTGCCGAACCTCATCGGCATCGAGAACGCCCTCAAGGTCATCATCGAGAACCCGCTGAAGCAGAACCGCACGCTCAAGGCCCAGGACGCCTTCGACCTCGGCATCGCCGACGCGATCTTCCCCGCCGTGAACTACCTCGAGGACTCGCTGAAGTGGGCCGACGGCGTGATCAACGGCACCATCAAGGTCAAGCGGGCGAACGAGCCGGGCAAGCTCGAGCGCCTCGCCAAGTGGGACATCGCCATCAAGATCGCCCGCGACACCCTCGCGAAGCGCATCGGCACCGTGCCCCAGGCTCCGTACGCCGCGCTCGACCTCATGAAGGCGGCGAAGAGCGGTACCCGTGCCGAAGGCTTCCAGCGCGAAGACGAGGTGCTCTCCGAGCTCATCGCCGGCGACCAGCTGCAGGCGTCGATCTACTCGTTCAACCTCGTGCAGAAGCGCACGAAGCGCCCCGCCGGCGCCCCCGACAAGGCCATCGCCAAGAAGGTCAGCAAGGTCGGCGTGCTCGGAGCCGGCTACATGGCGAGCCAGCTCGCGCTGCTCTTCGTACGCCGCCTGCGCGTGCCGGTCGTCATCACCGACATCGACCAGGAGCGCGTCGACAAGGGCGTCGCCTACATCGCCGGCGAGATCGACACCCTGCTCGGCAAGGGCCGCATCTCCCCCGACGAGGCCAACCGGCTCAAGGCGCTCGTCACCGGTACGACCGACAAGGCCGACTTCGCCGACTGCGACTGGGTGATCGAGGCCGTCTTCGAGGAGCTCGCGATCAAGCAGGCCGTCTTCGCCGAGGTGGAGCAGTTCATCTCGCCCGAGGCCGTGCTCGCCACGAACACGTCGTCGCTCTCGGTCGAGCAGATCGGCGCGAACCTCGCCCACCCCGAGCGGCTCGTCGGCTTCCACTTCTTCACGCCCGTCGCGCTGATGCCGCTGATCGAGGTCGTCAAGACCTCGCACACCGACGAGGCCACGCTCTCGACCGCCATGGTCACGGCGAAGAACCTGAAGAAGAACGCCGTCATCACGGCCGACACCCCCGGCTTCGTGGTCAACCGTCTGCTGGCGGTGCTCCTCGGCGAGGCGATGAAGGCCGTCGACGAGGGCACGTCGTTCGAGACCGTCGACAAGGCGATCGCCCCGCTCGGCCTTCCCATGGCACCGTCGGCACTGCTCGACCTCGTGGGTCTGAAGGTCGGCGCGCACGTGCTCGATACGCACCACGCCGCGTTCCCCGACCGGTTCTACCGCAGTGAGAACCTGCACAAGCTCGCCGAGTACGGCACGCTGCTCGAGAAGGACGACAAGGGCAAGGTCAAGGGCTTCGACAAGGGCGCGCTCAAGATCGTCGCCGGCGGCAGCAACCCGCGCAGCGCCGAGGAGATCCTCGTCGCGCTGGAAGACGGCCTCGCCCGCGAGGTCAAGCTCATGCTCGACGACTCCGTGGTCGCCGCACCCGAGGACATCGACCTCTGCATGATCCTCGGCGCCGGGTTCCCGTTCCAGATGGGCGGTGTCACGCCGTACCTCGACCGCGTCGGCGCCTCCGAGCGGGTCTTCGGCGGTACGTTCCACAACCCGCCCGTGCGCGGCGTGGGCGCGTAG
- a CDS encoding acetyl-CoA C-acyltransferase: MAHQADVVFVDGVRTPFGKAGEKGMYWNTRADDLVVKAIVGLLERNPEVPKDRIDDVAIAATTQTGDQGLTLGRTAAILAGLPKTVPGFSIDRMCAGAMTAAAMVSGSIGFGMYDFAIAGGVEHMGHHPMGSGVDPNPRFLSERLVGEDALVMGATAERIHDRFPQLTKERSDRFALASQQKTAAAYAAGKIQQDLVSVAIRTEQGWGLATHDEVMRPETTLEGLAALKTPFRPHGRVTAGNASGLNDGATAALLASGSAAKEFGLAPKMKLVSYAFAGVDPEIMGIGPIPATEKALRKAGLTIEDIDLFEMNEAFAVQVLSFMDHYGIDDEDPRINPWGGAIAVGHPLASSGVRLMNQLASQFAERPELRYGITSMCVGLGQGGTMIWENPNFDKKAKKRA, encoded by the coding sequence GTGGCACATCAAGCTGATGTCGTCTTCGTCGACGGGGTTCGGACCCCGTTCGGCAAAGCCGGTGAAAAGGGCATGTATTGGAACACTCGGGCCGATGACCTCGTCGTGAAGGCGATCGTCGGACTCCTCGAGCGCAACCCCGAGGTGCCGAAGGACCGCATCGACGACGTGGCCATCGCCGCGACGACCCAGACCGGAGACCAGGGCCTCACGCTCGGGCGCACCGCCGCGATCCTCGCGGGCCTCCCGAAGACCGTTCCCGGGTTCTCGATCGACCGCATGTGCGCCGGCGCGATGACCGCCGCCGCGATGGTGTCCGGCTCGATCGGGTTCGGCATGTACGACTTCGCCATCGCCGGCGGCGTCGAGCACATGGGCCACCACCCGATGGGCTCCGGCGTCGACCCGAACCCGCGCTTCCTGAGCGAGCGCCTCGTCGGCGAGGACGCCCTCGTCATGGGCGCGACGGCCGAGCGGATCCACGACCGCTTCCCGCAGCTGACGAAGGAGCGCAGCGACCGCTTCGCCCTCGCCAGCCAGCAGAAGACCGCGGCGGCCTACGCCGCCGGCAAGATCCAGCAGGATCTCGTCTCGGTCGCGATCCGCACCGAGCAGGGCTGGGGCCTCGCCACGCACGACGAGGTCATGCGCCCCGAGACGACCCTCGAGGGCCTCGCCGCACTGAAGACCCCGTTCCGTCCCCACGGCCGCGTCACGGCGGGCAACGCGTCCGGACTCAACGACGGCGCGACCGCCGCGCTGCTCGCTTCGGGCAGTGCTGCCAAGGAGTTCGGCCTCGCCCCGAAGATGAAGCTCGTGAGCTACGCATTCGCAGGCGTCGACCCCGAGATCATGGGCATCGGGCCGATCCCGGCCACCGAGAAGGCGCTCCGCAAGGCCGGCCTGACCATCGAGGACATCGACCTGTTCGAGATGAACGAGGCGTTCGCCGTGCAGGTGCTCTCCTTCATGGACCACTACGGCATCGACGACGAGGACCCCCGTATCAACCCCTGGGGCGGTGCGATCGCGGTCGGACACCCGCTCGCGTCATCCGGAGTCCGCCTGATGAACCAGCTCGCGAGCCAGTTCGCCGAGCGCCCCGAGCTCCGCTACGGCATCACGAGCATGTGCGTGGGCCTCGGCCAGGGCGGCACGATGATCTGGGAGAACCCGAACTTCGACAAGAAGGCGAAGAAGCGCGCATGA
- a CDS encoding ribonuclease D, with translation MIETPAEYDEAVRRLLDGEGPVAVDAERASGFKYSQRAYLIQMHRRGSGTFLFDPPQIPDFSSLQSAIVDAEWVLHAASQDLACLREVGLDPSLIFDTELAARLLGMPRVGLAAVVEDLLGVHLAKEHSAADWSTRPLPQSWLTYAALDVDLLVDVRDGLVQRLAEAGKTELAAEEFEAVRTREPKAPSPEPWRRLSGIHAIRSPRNLAVARELWLARDAYASESDVAPGRLIPDASILAVTKDPPRTRKGLADLRAFTGRASRTELDRWWAAVERGLTSEELPATRVPNDAPPPPRAWAMRNPEADARLRLAKAAVGEVAEEMTMPVENLLTPDHLRRLAWTPPAESDAESIGSALEAIGARPWQVAATAQKIALAFVEASQAVEDAEKPAS, from the coding sequence GTGATCGAGACACCCGCCGAGTACGACGAGGCGGTCCGTCGTCTCCTCGACGGCGAAGGTCCGGTCGCCGTCGATGCGGAGCGGGCGAGCGGTTTCAAGTACTCGCAGCGCGCCTACCTCATCCAGATGCATCGCCGCGGCTCGGGAACCTTCCTGTTCGACCCGCCGCAGATCCCCGACTTCTCGTCACTGCAATCGGCCATCGTCGACGCCGAATGGGTGCTGCACGCGGCCAGCCAGGACCTCGCCTGCCTCCGCGAGGTCGGCCTCGACCCCTCGCTCATCTTCGACACCGAACTCGCGGCCCGCCTGCTCGGCATGCCGCGCGTGGGTCTCGCCGCCGTCGTCGAGGACCTGCTCGGCGTGCACCTCGCCAAGGAGCACTCGGCGGCCGACTGGTCGACGCGGCCGCTCCCCCAGTCCTGGCTCACGTACGCGGCCCTCGACGTCGACCTCCTCGTCGACGTGCGCGACGGCCTCGTGCAGCGCCTCGCCGAGGCGGGCAAGACCGAACTCGCCGCCGAGGAGTTCGAGGCGGTGCGCACGCGCGAACCGAAGGCGCCGAGCCCTGAGCCGTGGCGTCGGCTCTCGGGCATCCACGCGATCCGATCGCCCCGCAACCTCGCGGTCGCTCGAGAGCTCTGGCTCGCGCGTGACGCCTACGCATCGGAGTCGGATGTCGCGCCGGGCCGCCTGATCCCGGATGCCTCGATCCTCGCCGTGACGAAGGATCCCCCGCGCACCCGCAAGGGCCTCGCCGACCTCCGCGCGTTCACCGGGCGCGCGAGCCGCACCGAGCTGGATCGCTGGTGGGCCGCCGTCGAGCGCGGGTTGACGAGCGAGGAGCTGCCGGCGACGCGCGTGCCGAACGACGCACCGCCGCCCCCGCGAGCCTGGGCCATGCGCAACCCGGAGGCCGACGCCAGGCTCCGCCTCGCGAAGGCCGCCGTCGGCGAGGTCGCCGAGGAGATGACCATGCCGGTCGAGAACCTCCTCACCCCCGATCACCTCCGCCGGCTGGCGTGGACACCGCCGGCGGAATCCGACGCGGAATCGATCGGATCGGCACTCGAGGCGATCGGCGCCCGCCCCTGGCAGGTTGCGGCAACAGCACAGAAGATCGCCCTCGCCTTTGTGGAGGCTTCACAAGCGGTCGAGGACGCCGAGAAGCCCGCTTCGTAG
- a CDS encoding DUF3000 domain-containing protein: MPDSSTHLPPEFEAALASLRAASPRAELRVQEIPAPGSLAPFAVALSADVSPAPDGHGDDSDLGTGRLVLLYDPMEPEAWGGPFRIVCFAQAPLETDIGLDPFLADVAWSWLVDALDARGASYISASGTATKILSTGFGELARQGDGAQIELRASWTPLDAEIGPHVEGWSELLCMLAGLPPRSEGVTALPRRRTKRG; this comes from the coding sequence GTGCCCGACTCCTCGACGCATCTCCCCCCAGAGTTCGAGGCCGCACTCGCCTCGCTGCGTGCGGCCTCTCCCCGTGCCGAGCTGCGCGTGCAGGAGATCCCTGCGCCCGGTTCGCTCGCCCCCTTCGCCGTCGCCCTGTCTGCGGATGTCTCACCGGCGCCCGATGGCCACGGCGACGACTCCGACCTCGGCACCGGACGCCTCGTGCTGCTGTACGACCCCATGGAACCCGAGGCATGGGGCGGACCGTTCCGCATCGTGTGCTTCGCCCAGGCTCCGCTCGAGACCGACATCGGGCTCGACCCGTTCCTCGCCGACGTCGCGTGGTCGTGGCTCGTCGACGCCCTCGATGCGAGGGGCGCCTCCTACATCTCCGCATCCGGAACCGCGACGAAGATCCTCTCCACCGGGTTCGGCGAACTCGCCCGCCAGGGCGACGGCGCCCAGATCGAGCTCAGGGCCTCCTGGACCCCGCTCGACGCGGAGATCGGCCCGCATGTGGAAGGCTGGAGCGAACTGTTGTGTATGTTGGCAGGCCTGCCGCCCCGCTCCGAAGGGGTGACCGCGCTGCCAAGACGGAGGACGAAACGTGGATGA
- a CDS encoding S9 family peptidase — translation MARGSRATTVIGAAIGLVAATATGLAVVTAVLTIVFARRVVTPEPAKRGDERIIGVDLASGTIGLAASNETRMRGTYGFWFDKDAGHARLGDVIDDDGRVVRRRIEAVDFGRLDRATHGRMSGWVRIGPWEFDRPYEDVIVPTALGPAPAWLVPAERGGDDWVIQVHGRGAKRHEGLRGIEPITDAGWSTLLISYRNDGEAPESVDRRYGLGGTEWADVEAAVRFATDHGARRIVLMGWSMGGSIVLQAVLRSSEVRERLVGVILDSPAIDWVDILRFQGRALGMPTGLGDVVAHVLGEPWSGGLTGLAAPVAVEDLDPVARADEFAVPMLLMHSVDDGFVPIDGSRRLAAARPDLIRFEEFTDARHTKLWNHDPERWSGLVRGWLSEVAAATRPIETAPGA, via the coding sequence ATGGCTCGAGGTTCGAGGGCGACGACGGTGATCGGTGCGGCCATCGGGCTGGTCGCCGCGACGGCGACCGGGTTGGCGGTGGTCACGGCGGTGCTCACGATCGTCTTCGCGAGGCGCGTCGTGACGCCCGAGCCCGCCAAGCGCGGCGACGAGCGCATCATCGGCGTCGACCTCGCGAGCGGCACCATCGGTCTCGCCGCGTCGAACGAGACCCGAATGCGCGGCACCTATGGCTTCTGGTTCGACAAGGACGCCGGCCACGCCCGACTCGGCGACGTCATCGACGACGACGGACGCGTGGTTCGCCGTCGCATCGAAGCCGTGGACTTCGGCCGGCTCGACCGCGCCACCCACGGCCGCATGAGCGGGTGGGTGCGCATCGGCCCATGGGAGTTCGACCGGCCCTACGAGGACGTGATCGTTCCGACCGCCCTCGGTCCGGCGCCCGCATGGCTCGTGCCTGCTGAGCGGGGCGGCGACGACTGGGTGATCCAGGTCCACGGGCGCGGTGCGAAGCGTCACGAGGGGCTGCGCGGCATCGAGCCGATCACGGATGCCGGTTGGAGCACGCTCCTCATCAGCTACCGCAATGACGGCGAGGCGCCAGAGAGCGTCGACCGTCGGTACGGTCTCGGCGGCACCGAGTGGGCGGATGTCGAGGCCGCCGTTCGATTCGCGACCGACCACGGCGCCCGGCGCATCGTGCTCATGGGCTGGTCGATGGGCGGGTCGATCGTGCTGCAGGCCGTGCTGCGCTCGAGCGAGGTGCGCGAGCGCCTGGTGGGTGTGATCCTCGATTCGCCGGCGATCGACTGGGTCGACATCCTCAGATTCCAGGGGCGGGCGCTCGGCATGCCGACGGGCCTCGGCGACGTGGTCGCGCATGTGCTCGGCGAGCCGTGGAGCGGTGGGCTCACCGGCCTGGCGGCACCGGTCGCCGTCGAGGACCTGGATCCGGTCGCCCGCGCCGACGAGTTCGCCGTGCCGATGCTCCTCATGCACAGCGTCGATGACGGGTTCGTGCCGATCGACGGATCCCGCCGCCTCGCGGCGGCCAGGCCCGATCTCATCAGGTTCGAGGAGTTCACCGACGCACGCCACACGAAGTTGTGGAACCACGACCCCGAGCGGTGGTCGGGACTGGTGCGCGGCTGGCTCTCGGAGGTCGCTGCGGCTACTCGGCCGATCGAGACCGCACCTGGCGCTTGA
- a CDS encoding SufE family protein has translation MDATALPPRLAETRDDFLALEVRDRLQLLLEFSNELPALPERYADHPDLLERVLECQSPVFIFVEVVDGHAHLHATAPAESPTTRGFASILVQGIDGLSVDEVLSIPDDYPQTLGLGQAVSPLRVRGMTGMLARIKRQVRSRSAE, from the coding sequence ATGGATGCCACGGCCCTGCCCCCGCGTCTCGCCGAGACCCGCGACGACTTTCTCGCGCTCGAGGTTCGAGACCGCCTGCAACTGCTGCTCGAGTTCTCGAACGAGCTGCCGGCGCTGCCCGAACGATACGCCGATCACCCCGACCTCCTCGAGCGCGTGCTCGAGTGCCAGTCGCCGGTGTTCATCTTCGTCGAGGTCGTCGACGGGCACGCGCACCTGCACGCCACCGCGCCGGCGGAGTCGCCGACGACGCGCGGGTTCGCGTCGATCCTCGTGCAGGGCATCGACGGCCTGAGCGTCGACGAGGTGCTGTCGATCCCCGACGACTACCCGCAGACGCTCGGCCTCGGCCAGGCGGTCTCGCCGCTGCGCGTGCGCGGCATGACCGGAATGCTGGCGCGCATCAAGCGCCAGGTGCGGTCTCGATCGGCCGAGTAG
- a CDS encoding sulfurtransferase, which translates to MSAELDASAKFAEYAHPERLVSTQWLAEHLGEPGLVVVESDEDVLLYETGHIPGAVKVDWHTELNDPVVRDYLDGEQFAALLGSKGIARDSTVVIYGDKNNWWAAYALWVFTLFGHDDVRLLDGGRDLWIAEGRDLTTERTAVTPVEYPVVERSDVEVRAFKEDVLAHFGSPLIDVRSPEEYSGERTSAPAYPEEGALRAGHIPTAASVPWARAAAGDGTFKERAALDAIYRDEVGLQDGDEVIAYCRIGERSSHTWFVLTHLLGFENVRNYDGSWTEWGSAVRVPIATGADRGEAPAH; encoded by the coding sequence ATGTCCGCCGAGCTCGATGCATCCGCGAAGTTCGCCGAGTACGCCCACCCCGAGCGGCTCGTGTCGACGCAATGGCTCGCCGAACACCTGGGCGAACCGGGTCTCGTCGTGGTCGAGTCCGACGAGGACGTGCTGCTGTACGAGACCGGGCACATCCCCGGCGCGGTCAAGGTCGACTGGCATACCGAGCTCAACGATCCCGTGGTTCGCGACTACCTCGACGGCGAGCAGTTCGCCGCGCTGCTCGGCTCGAAGGGCATCGCCCGCGACTCGACCGTCGTGATCTACGGCGACAAGAACAACTGGTGGGCCGCATACGCCCTCTGGGTCTTCACCCTCTTCGGTCACGACGACGTCAGGCTCCTCGACGGCGGCCGCGACCTCTGGATCGCCGAGGGCCGCGACCTCACGACCGAGCGCACGGCCGTGACGCCCGTCGAGTACCCGGTCGTCGAGCGATCCGACGTCGAGGTCCGCGCCTTCAAGGAGGACGTGCTCGCCCACTTCGGCAGCCCTCTCATCGACGTCCGCTCCCCCGAGGAGTACTCGGGTGAGCGCACGAGCGCCCCGGCCTACCCAGAAGAGGGCGCCCTCCGTGCCGGTCACATCCCGACCGCGGCATCCGTGCCGTGGGCCAGGGCCGCCGCCGGCGACGGCACCTTCAAAGAGCGCGCAGCGCTCGACGCCATCTACCGCGACGAGGTCGGCCTCCAGGACGGCGACGAGGTCATCGCCTACTGCCGCATCGGCGAGCGTTCGAGCCACACCTGGTTCGTCCTGACGCATCTGCTCGGCTTCGAGAACGTGCGCAACTACGACGGCTCGTGGACCGAGTGGGGCAGCGCAGTGCGGGTGCCGATCGCGACGGGCGCCGATCGGGGCGAGGCGCCCGCGCACTGA
- the zapE gene encoding cell division protein ZapE: protein MTTASSQALIRLVERNPSISGAEIASELVPPPQFAHASFESYRPDANFESQQAALDRLNQFAGAWRAAQRPGGFFSRKRPARIELPGVYLDGGFGVGKTHLLASLWHVAHGPKYFGTFIEYTALVGALGYAQAVELLRGAKLICIDEFELDDPGDTMLMTRFLGELMASGTRVAATSNTPPNALGEGRFAAADFLREIQALSSNFETLRIDGLDYRRRDTQGRSTTLDSEADVAAKANALVERGHRVSLDSFDALIAHLATVHPSKYVKLLDGVEIIALSGVHELSDQNAALRLVAFIDRVYDAEVPIVASGLALDRVFDDDMMAGGYRKKYLRAMSRMIALTTGELPPHE, encoded by the coding sequence ATGACCACGGCATCGAGCCAGGCCCTCATCCGTCTCGTCGAGCGGAATCCGTCGATCTCGGGCGCCGAGATCGCGTCGGAGCTCGTGCCGCCGCCGCAGTTCGCGCACGCGTCGTTCGAGTCCTACCGGCCCGACGCGAACTTCGAGTCGCAGCAGGCGGCGCTCGACCGGCTCAACCAGTTCGCGGGCGCGTGGCGCGCGGCGCAGCGCCCCGGCGGCTTCTTCTCGCGCAAGCGACCTGCACGCATCGAGCTGCCCGGCGTCTATCTCGACGGCGGGTTCGGCGTCGGCAAGACGCACCTGCTCGCGTCGCTCTGGCACGTCGCGCACGGTCCGAAGTACTTCGGCACCTTCATCGAGTACACCGCGCTCGTCGGAGCGCTCGGCTATGCGCAGGCGGTCGAACTGCTGCGCGGCGCCAAGCTCATCTGCATCGACGAGTTCGAGCTCGACGACCCGGGCGACACGATGCTCATGACCCGGTTCCTGGGGGAGCTCATGGCGAGCGGAACCCGCGTCGCGGCCACGAGCAACACGCCTCCGAACGCGCTCGGCGAGGGGCGCTTCGCCGCGGCCGACTTCCTGCGCGAGATCCAGGCGCTCTCGTCGAACTTCGAGACCCTCCGCATCGACGGGCTCGACTACCGTCGTCGCGACACCCAGGGCCGTTCCACGACGCTCGATTCCGAAGCGGATGTCGCCGCCAAGGCGAATGCGCTCGTCGAGCGAGGGCACCGCGTCTCCCTCGACTCGTTCGACGCGCTCATCGCCCATCTCGCGACCGTGCATCCGTCGAAGTACGTGAAGCTCCTCGACGGCGTCGAGATCATCGCGCTGAGCGGCGTGCACGAGCTGTCCGACCAGAACGCGGCGCTGCGCCTCGTGGCCTTCATCGACCGCGTGTACGACGCCGAGGTGCCGATCGTCGCGAGCGGGCTCGCGCTCGACCGGGTGTTCGATGACGACATGATGGCCGGCGGGTACCGCAAGAAGTACCTCAGGGCGATGAGCCGCATGATCGCGCTGACGACCGGCGAGCTGCCCCCGCACGAGTGA
- a CDS encoding ammonium transporter, with amino-acid sequence MDQGNTAFLLIMAALVLLMTPGLAFFYGGLVKAKSVISMMMMSFGAIGLIGVLWVLYGYAIAFPGSEGLVAPWSIDWSAIGLTSLLEVPEDAAFPPLAFVAFQATFAIITVALISGAIADRAKFGAWMIFAAIWATVVYFPVASWVFNFGLADDGSFAYGGWTTYGMQEAFGVGVIDFAGGTAVHINAGAAALALALVLGKRVGFSKGAHVPHNPPFVLLGAGLLWFGWFGFNSGSELAADGTAALAWVNTLAAPAAALLAWLIVEKIRDGKPTSVGAASGAVAGLVAITPACASLTPGWAIVLGLIAGAVCALAIDLKFKFGFDDSLDVVGIHLVGGLIGTLYLGFFANNTGLIYSGDPTQLMVQAIAAFTVLIYSFVLAFAIGWVIQKTMGFRITNEDELAGVDTAVHGEDAYKLETV; translated from the coding sequence ATGGATCAAGGCAACACCGCGTTCCTGTTGATCATGGCGGCATTGGTGCTGCTCATGACGCCGGGACTCGCTTTCTTCTACGGCGGTCTCGTCAAGGCGAAGAGCGTCATCAGCATGATGATGATGAGCTTCGGCGCGATCGGCCTCATCGGCGTGCTGTGGGTGCTCTACGGTTACGCGATCGCGTTCCCCGGTTCCGAGGGACTCGTGGCCCCGTGGTCCATCGACTGGTCCGCCATCGGCCTCACGAGCCTGCTCGAGGTCCCCGAGGACGCCGCATTCCCGCCGCTCGCATTCGTGGCCTTCCAGGCGACCTTCGCGATCATCACGGTCGCGCTCATCTCGGGCGCCATCGCCGACCGCGCGAAGTTCGGCGCATGGATGATCTTCGCGGCCATCTGGGCGACCGTCGTCTACTTCCCGGTCGCGAGCTGGGTCTTCAACTTCGGTCTCGCCGACGACGGCTCGTTCGCCTATGGCGGCTGGACCACGTACGGCATGCAGGAGGCCTTCGGCGTCGGCGTCATCGACTTCGCCGGTGGCACCGCGGTGCACATCAACGCCGGTGCTGCGGCGCTCGCCCTGGCACTCGTGCTCGGCAAGCGCGTCGGCTTCTCGAAGGGTGCGCACGTTCCCCACAACCCGCCGTTCGTGCTCCTCGGCGCCGGCCTCCTGTGGTTCGGCTGGTTCGGCTTCAACTCCGGCTCGGAGCTCGCCGCCGACGGCACCGCAGCGCTCGCCTGGGTCAACACGCTCGCCGCTCCGGCCGCTGCGCTGCTCGCCTGGCTCATCGTCGAGAAGATCAGGGACGGCAAGCCGACCTCGGTCGGCGCGGCATCCGGTGCCGTCGCGGGTCTCGTCGCGATCACCCCAGCGTGCGCCTCGCTGACCCCGGGCTGGGCGATCGTGCTCGGCCTCATCGCGGGCGCCGTCTGCGCCCTGGCGATCGACCTGAAGTTCAAGTTCGGCTTCGACGACTCGCTCGACGTCGTGGGCATCCACCTCGTCGGCGGCCTCATCGGAACGCTGTACCTCGGCTTCTTCGCCAACAACACCGGCCTCATCTACAGCGGTGACCCGACGCAGCTCATGGTCCAGGCCATCGCCGCCTTCACCGTGCTGATCTACTCGTTCGTGCTCGCCTTCGCGATCGGCTGGGTCATCCAGAAGACGATGGGCTTCCGCATCACGAACGAGGACGAGCTGGCGGGCGTCGACACCGCCGTCCACGGCGAGGACGCGTACAAGCTCGAGACCGTCTAG
- a CDS encoding type II toxin-antitoxin system PemK/MazF family toxin: MTDTGRFLTALRRAFRSMFGASGGASRNGSRSTDAAGRASVSTGLLSPGQTGASATVEVDPRRLRKVRLAYSPSPDGQPDPGEIVWTWVPYEERDGRGKDRPVVVVAASGAEAFLAVQLTSKAHDGSRDFVALGAGAWDPAGRPSWANIDRVFRVHTAGMRREAASLDAKRYLKVAEALSARYGWR, translated from the coding sequence GTGACTGACACCGGCCGCTTCCTCACCGCCCTTCGTCGTGCGTTCCGCAGCATGTTCGGCGCATCGGGCGGCGCGTCGCGCAACGGTTCGAGGTCGACGGATGCCGCGGGGCGCGCGTCCGTCTCGACGGGTCTGCTCTCACCGGGGCAGACCGGGGCCTCGGCCACCGTCGAGGTCGATCCGCGCCGTCTCCGCAAGGTCCGGCTGGCCTACTCGCCGTCTCCAGACGGGCAGCCGGATCCCGGCGAGATCGTCTGGACCTGGGTGCCGTACGAGGAGCGCGACGGCCGCGGCAAGGACCGCCCGGTCGTCGTGGTCGCGGCATCGGGCGCCGAGGCCTTCCTGGCGGTGCAGCTGACCAGCAAGGCGCACGACGGCTCCCGGGACTTCGTCGCACTCGGTGCGGGCGCGTGGGATCCAGCGGGCCGTCCGAGCTGGGCGAACATCGACCGGGTGTTCCGGGTGCACACGGCCGGCATGCGGCGCGAGGCGGCGTCGCTCGACGCGAAGCGCTACCTGAAGGTCGCCGAGGCACTCAGCGCACGCTACGGCTGGCGCTGA